The proteins below come from a single Drosophila kikkawai strain 14028-0561.14 chromosome 3R, DkikHiC1v2, whole genome shotgun sequence genomic window:
- the Xe7 gene encoding A-kinase anchor protein 17A isoform X6, translating into MQNKTKRNIANKNYRQKQEELKLAEAEKQREREEKRKEKHLKKIQERGQVEISQKIRVEERKLMIAQRKLESIRTLEKLFERIQLKQKDKNRRAKQDDAKDIQRGRLVEKYKAATEKLVCDQRKIVQDIKSNTPLMGLLKSKSKKSSAPLDASSDEDAASTKRHKASNGVTGSKRSEDPKTETLNPLKAVAAIAAGAVPGGAGAYSAEAASEWMQSLSMFGYGMPGVFPGALYRPPAPFPVSSNYRGFAPRMRGRGRGRGTGIRGSRKRFDSYYSYNDRYTDEEDNGYHHKSTRGRNRSRSNSSYSRSRSRSRGRRIVCRSRRSQSRSRSRSRSHYRKSSYSSRSRRSHSRSHSRSRSKTPSQRKNRKLASTRRSRSISYSRSRSRSRSHSRRYSSTRRENHSSRHRSRSRNRNRSRSRTSSKDVKLEADKLVASAEKIQRTIEQATKDRMREEEREIKQNFRRQTRRDSHNSHGNHIDVQLPPADSNDEDRHGSSSSSKRRNSLAA; encoded by the exons atgcaaaacaaaacaaaacgcaacattgcaaacaaaaattacaGGCAAAAGCAAGAAGAATTGAAATTAGCTGAAGCGGAAAAACAACGTGAACGTGAGGAAAAGCGAAAAGAAAAGCATCTGAAAAAAATCCAGGAGCGCGGCCAGGTTGAGATATCGCAAAAGATACGCGTCGAGGAGCGCAAGCTGATGATAGCCCAACGCAAGCTCGAGAGCATTCGTACCCTAGAGAAGCTATTCGAGCGGATACAG ctaaaacaaaaagacaagAACCGTAGGGCGAAGCAAGATGACGCCAAGGACATCCAACGTGGTCGTCTGGTGGAAAAGTATAAGGCTGCCACAGAGAAACTCGTTTGTGATCAGCGCAAAATCGTTCAGGACATCAAGAGCAATACTCCCCTCATGGGTCTTCTGAAGAGCAAGTCCAAGAAAAGCTCGGCGCCTTTAGATGCCAGCAGTGATGAGGATGCGGCGTCCACCAAAAGGCACAAGGCGAGCAACGGCGTCACAGGCTCAAAACGTTCTGAGGACCCCAAAACCGAAACTTTGAATCCCCTCAAAGCTGTTGCCGCCATAGCGGCTGGCGCAGTGCCTGGGGGAGCAGGTGCATACAGTGCCGAGGCAGCCAGCGAATGGATGCAGTCTCTTTCAATGTTCGGTTACGGAATGCCCGGTGTCTTCCCCGGAGCATTGTATCGACCGCCGGCACCGTTTCCAGTCTCCAGCAATTACCGTGGATTCGCTCCACGAATGCGGGGTCGAGGAAGAGGTCGCGGCACCGGAATTCGAGGCAGCCGCAAACGATTCGATTCGTATTACAGTTACAACGATCGCTACACCGACGAGGAGGATAATGGCTACCATCACAAGTCAACGCGTGGCAG GAATCGTTCACGTTCCAACTCATCATACTCTAGAAGCCGGAGCCGCTCTAGGGGTCGCCG tattGTTTGTCGTTCCAGGCGCTCTCAGTCGCGCAGTCGGAGCCGCAGTCGCTCTCACTATCGAAAATCGTCGTACTCATCACGATCGAG ACGCAGCCACAGTCGATCTCATTCGCGGAGCCGCAGCAAGACACCTTCACAGCGTAAAAACCGAAAGCTAGCCTCCACTCGCCGTTCTCGATCGATCAGTTACTCCCGATCGCGCTCTCGATCACGTTCTCACTCCCGCAGGTACTCTAGTACACGCCGCGAGAACCACAGCAGCCGGcatcgcagtcgcagtcgaaACCGCAATCGCAGTCGCAGCCGCACATCATCGAAAGATGTGAAACTGGAGGCGGACAAGCTGGTGGCTTCTGCTGAGAAAATACAGCGAACCATCGAGCAGGCCACGAAGGACCGAATGCGCGAAGAGGAGCGCGAGATTAAGCAAAACTTTCGACGGCAGACGCGCAGGGATAGTCACAATAGCCACGGGAATCACATAGACGTACAACTGCCACCAGCGGACTCCAATGACGAGGATAGacacggcagcagcagcagcagcaagcgcCGCAACTCACTGGCTGCCTAA
- the Xe7 gene encoding A-kinase anchor protein 17A isoform X3 translates to MDLVWKQSIENVSDCTPLYLPHSLYLKPVAKMQISVSLPTIKSGKSVSNLEIMDKLGVELKPDKFLLLKVSKSTVNTIRLEAELDDRKRLRLAIQRLDGVSLRITGFSESFRVRCTESKDEFPTRHDWDSYFRDARNMDEMKAGERPDTIHLSHLPMRWFCPRHTEHEEQVKPSESIFKRIFEKFGRVRAVDIPICDPYRKSMQADINGMRTFSFEQDVLFEAYVQFEEYSSFVRAMDEFRGTKLVRKFVDKTQAINICVNFDKQKHLSDSHVQRRERMRKKCIAKAQAEDEEREKLKKQKAEQLERERQKQEELKLAEAEKQREREEKRKEKHLKKIQERGQVEISQKIRVEERKLMIAQRKLESIRTLEKLFERIQLKQKDKNRRAKQDDAKDIQRGRLVEKYKAATEKLVCDQRKIVQDIKSNTPLMGLLKSKSKKSSAPLDASSDEDAASTKRHKASNGVTGSKRSEDPKTETLNPLKAVAAIAAGAVPGGAGAYSAEAASEWMQSLSMFGYGMPGVFPGALYRPPAPFPVSSNYRGFAPRMRGRGRGRGTGIRGSRKRFDSYYSYNDRYTDEEDNGYHHKSTRGRNRSRSNSSYSRSRSRSRGRRIVCRSRRSQSRSRSRSRSHYRKSSYSSRSRRSHSRSHSRSRSKTPSQRKNRKLASTRRSRSISYSRSRSRSRSHSRRYSSTRRENHSSRHRSRSRNRNRSRSRTSSKDVKLEADKLVASAEKIQRTIEQATKDRMREEEREIKQNFRRQTRRDSHNSHGNHIDVQLPPADSNDEDRHGSSSSSKRRNSLAA, encoded by the exons atggaTTTGGTTTGGAAACAG AGCATAGAAAATGTGTCCGATTGCACTCCGCTTTACCTGCCACACAGCTTGTACCTCAAGCCGGTGGCCAAAATGCAAATCTCCGTATCGCTGCCGACGATCAAGTCCGGCAAATCCGTGTCCAATCTGGAGATAATGGACAAGCTGGGCGTCGAGCTCAAGCCGGACAAGTTTCTGCTTCTAAAG GTTTCCAAGAGCACAGTTAACACCATACGCCTGGAAGCGGAACTGGATGACCGCAAACGCCTTCGATTGGCCATCCAACGCCTGGATGGCGTCTCCCTGCGCATCACCGGCTTCAGTGAATCATTCCGGGTGCGCTGCACCGAATCGAAAGATGAGTTTCCCACGCGACACGACTGGGACTCGTATTTTCGAGATGCCCGGAATATGGACGAAATGAAGGCTGGCGAAAGGCCGGACACCATTCACCTAAGTCACTTGCCTATGCGTTGGTTTTGTCCCCGGCACACGGAGCACGAGGAGCAGGTCAAGCCAAGCGAGAGCATCTTCAAGCGCATATTTGAGAAGTTTGGACGTGTTCGCGCCGTGGATATACCTATCTGTGATCCCTATCGGAAGAGCATGCAAGCGGATATTAATGGCATGCGAACTTTTAGCTTCGAGCAGGATGTTCTCTTTGAAGC ATATGTCCAATTCGAGGAATACTCCAGCTTTGTACGAGCCATGGACGAGTTTAGGGGCACTAAGCTCGTCCGGAAGTTCGTTGACAAAACCCAGGCCATTAACATATGCGTCAACTTTGACAAGCAAAAGCATCTCAGCGACTCGCACGTGCAGCGACGAGAACGCATGCGAAAGAAGTGCATCGCCAAAGCTCAGGCAGAGGACGAGGAACGGGAAAAGTTAAAGAAGCAAAAAGCCGAACAGTTGGAACGCGAAAG GCAAAAGCAAGAAGAATTGAAATTAGCTGAAGCGGAAAAACAACGTGAACGTGAGGAAAAGCGAAAAGAAAAGCATCTGAAAAAAATCCAGGAGCGCGGCCAGGTTGAGATATCGCAAAAGATACGCGTCGAGGAGCGCAAGCTGATGATAGCCCAACGCAAGCTCGAGAGCATTCGTACCCTAGAGAAGCTATTCGAGCGGATACAG ctaaaacaaaaagacaagAACCGTAGGGCGAAGCAAGATGACGCCAAGGACATCCAACGTGGTCGTCTGGTGGAAAAGTATAAGGCTGCCACAGAGAAACTCGTTTGTGATCAGCGCAAAATCGTTCAGGACATCAAGAGCAATACTCCCCTCATGGGTCTTCTGAAGAGCAAGTCCAAGAAAAGCTCGGCGCCTTTAGATGCCAGCAGTGATGAGGATGCGGCGTCCACCAAAAGGCACAAGGCGAGCAACGGCGTCACAGGCTCAAAACGTTCTGAGGACCCCAAAACCGAAACTTTGAATCCCCTCAAAGCTGTTGCCGCCATAGCGGCTGGCGCAGTGCCTGGGGGAGCAGGTGCATACAGTGCCGAGGCAGCCAGCGAATGGATGCAGTCTCTTTCAATGTTCGGTTACGGAATGCCCGGTGTCTTCCCCGGAGCATTGTATCGACCGCCGGCACCGTTTCCAGTCTCCAGCAATTACCGTGGATTCGCTCCACGAATGCGGGGTCGAGGAAGAGGTCGCGGCACCGGAATTCGAGGCAGCCGCAAACGATTCGATTCGTATTACAGTTACAACGATCGCTACACCGACGAGGAGGATAATGGCTACCATCACAAGTCAACGCGTGGCAG GAATCGTTCACGTTCCAACTCATCATACTCTAGAAGCCGGAGCCGCTCTAGGGGTCGCCG tattGTTTGTCGTTCCAGGCGCTCTCAGTCGCGCAGTCGGAGCCGCAGTCGCTCTCACTATCGAAAATCGTCGTACTCATCACGATCGAG ACGCAGCCACAGTCGATCTCATTCGCGGAGCCGCAGCAAGACACCTTCACAGCGTAAAAACCGAAAGCTAGCCTCCACTCGCCGTTCTCGATCGATCAGTTACTCCCGATCGCGCTCTCGATCACGTTCTCACTCCCGCAGGTACTCTAGTACACGCCGCGAGAACCACAGCAGCCGGcatcgcagtcgcagtcgaaACCGCAATCGCAGTCGCAGCCGCACATCATCGAAAGATGTGAAACTGGAGGCGGACAAGCTGGTGGCTTCTGCTGAGAAAATACAGCGAACCATCGAGCAGGCCACGAAGGACCGAATGCGCGAAGAGGAGCGCGAGATTAAGCAAAACTTTCGACGGCAGACGCGCAGGGATAGTCACAATAGCCACGGGAATCACATAGACGTACAACTGCCACCAGCGGACTCCAATGACGAGGATAGacacggcagcagcagcagcagcaagcgcCGCAACTCACTGGCTGCCTAA